In Diceros bicornis minor isolate mBicDic1 chromosome 13, mDicBic1.mat.cur, whole genome shotgun sequence, the sequence cccctgtgGTCCCTGCTTTACACTTGCCCATGCACCGATCGCTGGGATGAGCAGCGGCCACGAGCAGCGGCCACAGCGAGCCTTCTGTGCATAGGACTGGACCCTGGCTGTGCTGGGCAAGCGGGGCCGCTGGATCCCGAGCCGGAGCCCCAGGTGGGTGCAGCCCTCCTCCTCCTGAGGCCCGTCCTGGCCGCCCCCGCCAACCTCGCCCTTCAGTGCCCGGCCATGCAGGTCCAGGGCCTGGACCCTCACACCTCTGCCTCCCCCAGGAGCAGCGTCGCCAAGATGAACATCTTGTACCAGGAGCTCAACTACCGCACAGTGGACGAGACGCCCGTGTACTCAGTGAGCTGGCCAGGGACCACGGCCTGGGGTGGGAGCAGGGCCTGTGGCTGGCCAGACCCGCTGGGCGCTGCCCCGGCAGGGACCTGGGCACCCACTCACTGCCCACTGATGCCACAGGTGCCGCGGCTGCTTTCGGCCATGGGCAGCCTCTGGAGCCTGTGGTTCGGCTCGTCCgtgctctctgtcctggagctgcTGGAGCTGCTGCTGGATGCCGCGGCCCTTGCCCTGCTGCTGGGCTGCCGCCGGCTCCGTGGCACTGGGGGTGCCCAGCCGGGGGCGGCCAGAAGGGCATCCTACCCCGGGCCGGAGGCCACCCAGTTGCCCAGTGACTGCAGGCCTGATGTTGAATGTCCAGGGGCCCGGCTGGCCTCATCTCCTGCAACGCTTCCAGGGGCTCCGGCAGGGGCCTCGGCTGAGGAGTCTCGGCTGTGAGAGTGTGCATGTCTCCACAGGGGAGCGTGTCAGTGTCTTGTATCTGCACATGTGTTTCTGAGCGTATTGATGACGTGTGTCTACACCTGTGTGTAGGTGTGTGGGTATCAGGCCGAGGCTCCCGAGGCTCAGGGCAAGTGGGAGGGCCAAGCCGAGGCGCTTGGTGACTTTGGGCTGCTCTGTAATAAAATCACAATTCCACCTGGAGATTGGCATGTTTCTCCCCAGTCACCCTTCCCTGAGGAAGCCGAAAACCTCAGGCTGCACTCCACACTCCTTGGAGCCACAGACATGCCGTTGGGGCTGGGGGACAGGAGGACACTTGCCCAGGGGACAAGCCCAGCCCAGAGCATCCTTGCCAGTTGGCGtccatccccactcccaccagAGGCCACAGTCTAGGCCAGAGAAGGGCAGGGGGCCAGAGAAAGGGGCCTGGGGTGTCAGGAGCCAGTTTTCATCAAAGAAGCCCCTGCCTCCCCGCAGGCCCCTGGCAGGCGGCAGCTGCATCCTGGCTGGTGGCATCTTTTTGGGCGGTGGTGCTACCCCACTCAGGACCACCCCTCGGGGAAGGCAGGGGACCCAGAGACCCCCCTCCCCAGCTGAGACAGAGCGAGTGAGGCAGGTGAGCCGATGACAGGCTGCAGGTGCAAGCAGTTTATTAACATGATCTGGAGCAGGGGCAGTCCCGCCAACCCGAGGCCCAGGGGTGAGGCCCTGATGCAGGCAGCAGAGTGGGAGCTGGGGGCAGAGCTCaagcagggagagagaaggagttATTCTGCTCTTTAGGAGTTACAGCCAGCAGGCGAGGGAGCGGGCGCCGGCCAGTGCTCACCCTGCCACACATGGAGCCTCCCCGGGCAGCCTTTGCATAGTGATCAGCCGACTGGCCTTGGCCTGACCAAGGGCCCAAGTTGGGGAGAGGCCCGGCCCTGCCCTTgggcttcaggaaaggggaacGCATAAGGCATCGGTGGGCCCTAGGGACTGAGCTGAGGGACCCCTGGACCCATCTGAGGGCCCCGCCAAGGGGCGAGGCTGGCGAGGGGGCAGGGCAAGGGGGCAGGACAGGGCTACAGGGGCCGCCCCTGCAGCAGGCAGAGCCGGGGTCACGGTGGTCCTTGCGAGTCCACAGAGAAAGGACGTGAGACAGAGAACGAGGTTGGTAGAAAATCCACTCAGTTGGTGACAAAGAACACCGGATGTGCGGGTAGAAAGTGCCAAAGTCCTTTATGCACCGGCTCTGGGCCAAGTGCCTCTGCAGGAGGCAGGGACAGGTCTGGCTGCCCAGACAGGGGCCTGTGTGGCCAGCCATGCGGCCTCGGACGCCCGCGTCCAGCCAGGGCCAAGGCTCCAGGCCAGAGCCCCACCCAGCACCCGAGAAGCCCAGCCTGGACACTGGTCACTAAGTGAGGTACACAGGTTGATTCCCTGGATGGGCGGCCCCCCACCCTTGCCTGGTGGCCAGCCACCAGCCCCGCTGCCtagtggaggggctctgggggtGTAGGAGGGACCCAGCTAACAGGTCTGTGTTCTGGGGCAGTAAAGGCGGGTGCACAAGGTGACAcaggccctgagggcagggaggggcacaAAGTGACATGGGCCCTGGGGAGGGGGTCACAAGGTGACATGGGGCCTTGAGAGTGGTTTGTGACATGAGTGACCTAGGCCTCCCGAGGAAGGGGTCACCTGAAAACATGAGGTGAAGGGCACCATCCCCAGAGAAACATGGGGCTTGAAAAGACTCAGTGCTGGGGTCCCTCTCCTGGCCCTGGGGTCAGGGCAGCTCTGAGGAGGGTGGACAGGCAGCAGGGGCTCCAGGAGCACCCCACATCACGGCTCTCGGGAAATGGGCCCATGGTCATCTGGGCAGGGCCGTGGCGGCCAGGCAGGGCGAGCGGGGCCGGGCGGGGATCCCCAGCGGGGTCATGCAGGTGCCCGGCCCCTCCACCCTAGCTCTCCTCCAGGTGGAGGCTGATGAACTCCTGGATGCACCTGCGGTACTGGAGCTCTGTGGGGCTGCTGCCCGCCAGGGGGCCTGGCTGGCCTGGGGGCGCCTCGGCCTCACGCATCTCCTCAGTCATGCGCGCCAGacggagcctgggggagggacaGAGTGAGGCGCCCCCGGCCCCCCCCACGACACACCACCTGACCCCCCAGGTGCCCCCTGCATGCCCCCAGTGGCGTGTCATCGTCTACCCCgcggccccctggtgcccccaccCTCGCTCACAGCGTGACAATGTCGGCGTTCGCCTCCTGGACCGCAATGCTCAGCGGGTCCCGCTGCTCGTGGTCCAAGGCGTGCTGGTCGGCCCCACGCTTCAGGAACAGGCAGACCTGGCTGAGGGTGGAGGGAACGTGTCGGGGCAGGTGGGGGCACTGGTGAGAGGGAGACCCCGGTCTGCAGTGGAGGGGCGCCGTGACTCACCCAGTGTGGCCCAGCAGCGTGGCGTGGTGCAGGGGCGCCCGGCCCCGGCTGTCTCTTTGGTTCACGTCTGCTCCATTTTGCAGGAGGAATTCACAGACGATCAGGGAGCCCTGGGGAACAGGGGCAGTTCAGACTGAGCCTGAGAGATGGCCCCTCGCAGGGCCCCTCGGCGTCCCCAGCCAGCACGGAGCCCGGTCTCCAGGGGAGAACAAGGGGCCCTCGTGTGCGTGCCCCAAAAGAGCAGGCCCTGCAGATGCAGTGCCAAGTGCACCTGTGCCCTGCGCAGCCCCACGCCGCTCACCCCCAGCACGGCCTGCACCAATGGAGTCTTGCCCTCGTCCTCCGTGTCGGGCCAGTTGACCTCGGCCCCGTGGGCCAGCGCCGCGGCCAGTGTGGGGAGGTCGCGGGTGCGTGCTGCGCGGTGCGCCAGGAGTCCAGGGTGCAGCTCGCGCACATCCGCCAAGCCCCAGGCCTCGGCCTCGGCCTCCCCATCTGCCTCGCCGCTGGACTCCTCCGAGTCTGCGCGCTCTGCGGGAAGGGGGTTGGTCAGGGGCTGCGACCTGGGCCGGAGTGGGGGAGGTGGCAGAGCGGCTGCAGCGAGGTGGGGAGATGCACACCCACCCTCCTCAGTGACGCTGTCCACCACAGAGCTGGTGCTGAAGGCCAGGACGTCCGAACTGCCATCAGAGCTGCCCCCTAAGCCGCTGTCGCTGCTCAGACCTGTGGGGTCAGTGGGCAGAGGGGGTCCTGAGTGTCCTTGACTCCTCCCAGAGCCCTGGGGAAAGGCTGGACCCCCACCCATCCTCCAGGGATGCCCCGGGGCAGAAGCAGCCCCTACAAGGGGGCCCAGGGGGGCCCTGCTCAGGATGGGAGGAAGCAGGGGGAAAACCAAGTAACAGCTCAAAGGACCACAGTTGCCCCCCGGGAGCACTGTCCTGCATGGAGGTCCACTCTCTGGCCGGTCAGACCTAGCAGGATGGGCAATTTGCAGGCATTCAGCCCTGACTGTGGCCAGGGCATGCTGGAAAGTCACTGCGCAGCTGTGGGGTCTTCGCGGAGCCCTGGAGACACCGGCCCCAGGCAGCAGGAGCGAACTCTTGCCCAGCTCACCCAGCAGGCCTTGTAGAAGAGCCCCAGGCTTAGGGACAGTAAGGCAGCGCCCTCTGCTGCCCGCGGTCGCCCCTTTGTCAACCCCATCAGCCCTGCCAGTTCTTGGCCCTGGTCCACGCCTTCTGCCCACACTGCCCAGGAAGGCTCAGCATGTGCCCcaggctgatgagtggtgtgaacCGTCAACAGGCAGCCTTCGGAGGAGAGCCCTGACTTGCAGCGTCTGCCCCCCAACTCCAAGGGGGGTTGGGCAAGATGCCCACAACCGTCTCTCaggagctggctccagcacacaGCTGTCCAGACCCCAGCacgcacaggcacacacacgGGCCCCTcagcacacacgtgcacacgcacaTTCACATACCCATACTCATACAGCTGTGTGCACATTCACTCACACACATTTATAGCCACGTGCACGgtcacacacccacacatgtaCTCCTGTGTGCACTGCTGACGGTCGCTGTTGACGGTCACGGCCACGGTCTCCAAGTCAGCGGCCTGGTTACCCCAGCCCCTCAAGAAACTGTCCCAGCTTTAGCCCTGTTGGACCCCCAAATTCTCCCACCCCCAGACCAGCCTCCTGTGACACCACCTCTCTAGCCCAGTCCCTCCTGCAAGGAATGCCTGTCCTCCCATTCCCGGAGCAAGTGGCATGGCTGTCCACACTCGTCCACCCTCCAGGTGAGCCACGCCTGGCCCCTGCTCTGCCGCCCTGGCAGGCTGGGGAGTAGACAGAGGGGGCTGGGACCCTCATGGCACTCACTGCGTGGACCGGCCGCTGCAGCTGCTGTATCAAAGTAGGAGAAGAGGGAGTCCAGCTCATCCGGGCAGAAGAGGGAATCCCTGCGGAACTTGCGCTCCACAGCGCCTGCTGCAGGGGGACAGGGGCCCCAAATCATGCTGGGTGTTGAGCAGCGCTCGGAGGTGCCCCTGTgagcccctgcctccctccctgtcctACCCTCCTTGACCTCCCTGGGGCCCAGGGTTTGGTGGCTCATCCCCACCGCTGGAGCCCTCTGCCCACCCCTGCCCAGGTATGTGGCTGAGGGTGCAGCCTGCAGGCAGCCCTCCCACCTGAGGACAGAGTAGCCACGGAGGGCAGGATGGGCTCCAGCCGGACCTTGCGGCGGGCAGTGGGGGCGCGGGGGGAGCTGTGGTGGCGCTGGCACTTCTGTGCGCGCCAGCGCCGCGGGGCCTCCCGGGCCGGTGCTGAGGGCAGCTTCCGCAGAAACTTCTTTTCCACATATTTGTCCTTGATCCAGGCCTCCTTGTCCTGCCTGGAGCAGGGGCGGACGTGAGGCTGCACTCACAGGCTGGGGCTCCCCAGGCCCTATCCAGGCTGCCCCCCACCTCACCTGGGGCTGCTGGCCGTGGGCTTCCTGCTGCCCAGCCCCTCGCACTGGGCCTCATAGATGTGGTTCACGGCGCTGTTTCCAAGCTCACACATCAGCTAGCAGGGGACGGGGCATGCGGGCATTAGTCCAGCTCACAAACCCCCCAGCTTGCAGACCCGGCTCCTACCCCCACTTCCCCCCAGCAGCCCGATGGCCTGCGACGGCCCCCCACGCACCTTCAGCAGCTCTGGCTCCCACGAATCCAGAGTCAGGGACCGCACCTTGGAGCAGTGGACACCCAGGCTCCTGGACGGCAGGGGGCAGGGGTGAGTCAGGGCAGGCGTCAGGTGCGGACTCACCCCCGTGCCCCGTTTGCCCGCCTGGTGGGCCACCTGTGGATGCCTGAGCACTCGATGCAGAGCAGCACCCCCAGGTTGATGCTGGCCCAGCGGGGGTCCAGCTGACCGCAGTCGCTGCACTGGCTGTTGCCAGCCACGCTCTGCACGCGCTGCAGCACGCTCTCGCCCTTGACGCTGCGCTCCCGAGAGTCTGTGGCTGAGTCGATGCTGCTTGTGGACGGGGATGCCGTGCGGTCCAGCCTCTGGGGATGGTGTGAGGGGCCACTCAGCCCGACaggagctccagcctcagtttccccggggacccctcttcctccccagccAGAGATGCCAGCACAGGCTAGGGCCCCGAAGCACACGCTGCacacgcatgtgtgtgtgcacacacacgcacacacacacatgcacacatgcatgcttGCACTGCACGCACACGCTCGCATGCAGCCTGCAGGGGCTGTCTCCCTGTGGCACATaggtgtgtgcacgcatgtggaGGGTGCTGGGAGGGCCACACCTCGCTGTAGCAGCTGTCTGGGCTCTCCCGGTAGGCAGAGGCGATGCTGGCCTGCACGGCGTGAACCCAGGCCTGCCGTAGCTTCTCGGAGTCGGCCTGCAGCATGCAGCTCCTGGGGGAAGGGGCCGTCAGGCTGGGCGGCagggcccctccccacccctccccaggctggtcctcctcacttGGTGGGTGACACGACCTCAAAGCAGAACCTCCGCTCAATGTCCTCACACGGCTTCACTGAGCACAGGCGGAGGTCATCCACCACCACGGTCAGCACGTCCTGCGGGCGGGACACCACGGCCCTTGTGGTCAGCACCCAGCCCTGACTGCCCGTTTATTGCATTGCCTTAGAGACACAGACCATCTGAGACCCAAGGGGTCTCTGTCCCCTGACCACTCAGGCTTTGGTGCCCATCAGCATCCTCTGCTCCACGGACCAGCCCGCCCCAGGGTTCCAGTGGGCACAGGTCCAGCAGCCTTCAGCGCACCTTGAGTTTCTTCTGGTAGACCAGCTGGCTGTTCTGGATGGAGAACCAGCGCCTGGGCAGGTGGATGGGCCAGGAGGGGTCAGGCAGAGCCAGCTCCCACGGCCGCCCTGCAGCCCCCAGAGGAAGGCCCCTCCCTCACCGGTTCCACGTCTTGAAGGCGTTGCTGGCCCTCTTGAAGAGGTACCCCTCCATCACCACGCCGCTGGGCGCGTCCACGTCAAACTCTGCTTTAGGCTCATCATAGGAGAAGTCCTGGGAGCGGTTGGAGCCCGGTCCCAGTGAGCGCCCACCCCTGGCTGTGAGGACATTGCCGCCCTCCCAGGGCCCCCAAGCCAAGGCTGAGGTGGGGCACTGCTCTTCATAGCCACTTCCTGACCCCAGCAAGGCACCTGCCCCAAAACCCCCACAGGAGCAGATGCCTCACATCACAGCTGGGGCCCCGAGAGCTCCAGCCCACCCCAGCCTTGTAGGGAGAGCAGGCTCTGGGATCAGGAAGGAAACTGCCTCCCCCTGTCCTGAGTCCCCATTCATGTCGCCAGCTGGGCCTGCTCCGCGGCCTGACAGAGCTCCATTCACGCGGGCTGGGGAGACACTGAGTGTTGTCCTGTGTGTCAGGCGGCAGGAGAGGAggcccagccacctgctcccctggCTGAGCGGGGGCAGGAAGGGACAGCTGCTGCCACTTCCACGGGGGACGCAGTCCCAGCTCAGCTCAGGTCCTGCTGGTGCCAGCCACCGCTTACAGGGAAGCGCGCACAGGTGCCAGGGGAGCTCTGAGGCTGGTGGGAGGTGTCCTTGGTGCTGAAGCTCCGTGGGGCGGGAGAGGGCAGAGGCCCCGCCGCCTGgttctccccctccccacacccttcCCCCAGGGTGGACGCCTCCTCACCTGCAGCAGCGTCTGAGGGGCCGAGCAGGggcgggtgggaggagggagagacagcCAGTGAGCGACggccccccgccccacccccaggctCCCTGTGGTCCTGCGGAGGCAACTGTCTGGCGGGCAAGCAATGGGGCTCCAGTAGGAGGCCAGTGACTGAGGCCCTGCAGGCCACCAGTGGCCTTGAAGGAAGGAGACCCTGGGTCGCAGCTGCAGCCCCAGCATCTGTCCGCCGAGGGGTTGGCCCCTCTGCCCACCCAGCCCTGGCCTCTAAGTGACCACAGGGCCGCTCCCCGACTCCATCACGTGGAGGCCCCTAACGTGTTCTGAAGAGAAGCAGTGTCAGCCCTGCAGAGGGGGCCGGCCTAGAGGAAGGGGCAGAGCATGTGTGTGAGCAGGTGGGCCTCCCGGGTCAGCTGCACGGAGAGAGGGTGAGGGGTGGCGGCCTTTTGGGGTCTCCCTCCACACAGGGAGGTCAGGGGCTGCAGGGCCTCACCCGCTGCTGGATGGCAGCGTGCTTGCGTTCCATCTCGCGCTTCTCCACCGCCGAGTCGATCACCAGCTGGTCCAGCTGTGGGGGCGGGGCGTCATGGAGGGAGGTGACCCCCGCCCCctgacccagccctagccctccCACAGGCGCACCTCGGCGGCCAGCCTCTTCATGTAGGGGTCCAGCTGGTGCAGCAGGCTGTAGCCCTGCTGGAAGAAGCTGTGCTGGGCGAGCATGAAGGTCAGCATCTGTGGGGCAGGAGCCCGCCCTCAGCAGCAGCGGCCGCACGCACACCTCACTCAGCACCCGCTGCACACGCCTGGACTCAAGGGCAAGCCCCTGGCCCGGCCCTCACCAAGCACTCACAGAATCCAGGATCTCAAACTTCTTCTTGGCTTGGAGGACGTTGATCTGCCAGGGGAGTGAACAGGCGAAGGGTGTCAGGGCCGAGGCAGCCCATGCCTATACCTTGTCACAGCCTCCACTCAGGCTGCTTGTAGTACCCTAAGACTCCCAGCTCATCTTCACCTCCCTGAACTTGTGCCAGCCCCACCCTCCCATGGTCCTGGAGTACTTCCCCATGTCAAGACATAAGGTCCCTCCCCTGGGCAAAGCCAAGAATTCTCATCCCTGCTCCAACTCCCTCCAAGCCCTCCCTCAGCAAGGTCTTTGAGGCCTCTGCCCCCTGCAGCCCACAGCCCCAGGCTTGTCCCAGCCCATCTCTGCCTCCGGGCCTTTGCCTGGGCACCTCCCCCACATCCCTTCCCAAGATCTGGCATCTCAGATTTTCTAGAGCCAGAGGGGCCCTCCAGACGTGGGCTCCACCTGTCTGCAGGAACACAGGAACAGCTCCCACCCCACTCCAGGACCCAACCACTCCAAGCCCAGTGGCTGACCTGCAGCACATAGTCTAATGCCAGGTGGCGGAAGCACTTCCGGGTGAGGCTCAGGGCACCCGTGGCCTCCTCCACCTCATGGGGCCGGTGCCGTGGGGCCTGGGCGTTCCTCACCAGGGACAGCTCCATGTCCTCTCGCACTTTGTCAAACTGCTTCTTGGTCTCCTTGAACTTCCGCACGTCCCTGGGGCCGGTGGGTGTCAGGTCAGGGTTTGAGAAAGGGCTCACACGGGGTTTCCCACCTTCATAAAATGCCCTCCCTCTGCGACCAGCCACTCTCTGTGCTCCTGGGCAGGGCCTCCCCATCCTGGCCCCCTCCCCCACGTCCTGCAACcatcacccccccaccccctcctcctcccctccagccAGGCCCTTTCCCTGATTCAAGGCCTCCCTTTACCCTTCACCACCTCACTCCCAGGGTCAGTCCAGCCCAGAGTGACCTCCAGCCTCACCCCAGACTCCAGACTCATGTACCCAACTCaacttgacatctccacttggggGTCCCTAGGCACCCCAAATGCACACACAGGCGCCCAGCTCAGACCCCTGTGcagccccacctcctcccaccaCGACCCTGACTCCCTCCATGGTCCTGCCCTCATGCCTGGCCTGAGGCCCTCCTGGCTGTCCTCTGCTCCCtgacccctgccctgccctccaggcACGCTGTGTTTGCTCAGCCCCAGCCCTGTCCCACCTCCAAACCTTCGCTCCTGCTGAGTCCCCCCTCCCCAAGTCTTGAGGCCTCAGCCCCAGGACCCCTCCAGATCAAGCACAGCTGCGTCTGCTCCCTACTCCCGCACAGGTGTCACTGCTGACCCCTCCCAGGGCCAGGAGAGCCCAGGCCTCCCTCGGGGGTCTGAGGGTTGCGGGGCCACTCACTCTTTGATGAAATTGTGGAGTTGCTGCCGCACAGACCTCTGGGCCTGGTCAAACAGGATCTGGGGGCCAAGGGAGGGTGGGGTGTTGGGTTCCAGACCCTATCCCCCAGGTGAGAACCAGGGAAAGCCCTGCCCACCCTGCCTGGGCCCCAGCTGGTCCCTCGAGCAGAACCAGTCTCGCAGGGTCTAGGGGAGTGGGTGCCGCCCCCAGGCCTGGGTTGGTGCCCAGAGGCAACAGCTGTGAccacctgcccacctcccccACGTGGCTCTTGGACTAGAGGCCCAGGTGTCCCAGATGGTCCCTCCTATTGCTGCACCCAACATCGGCCTGAACGGCCTCCATCGCCTCCTGGCCCTGGGAGGTCACCTCGAGGATGACCAGCCCCGCAGTGGAAGGATGGGTCAGAGCCTGGCTCTCGAGGgatctggcctgggagagggtACAGTGGTTGTCAGGAGCTGGAGGGGCCCCCCAACAGCACTGACTGGACCCAGAATCAGATCCTCCTTCATGCGGGTAGGGCTGGGCCCTAACCGAgagcagaaagacagacagacagggcagGACGAGCTGTCCTGagcgggtttatttctgaacttatTTCTGAACAAGGAGCGGGGCCCCTTGTTTAGTCTGGGGCTCTGGTTCCAGGCCACTGGCCAACGTGTGCCTCAGGCCCTGTTCTGCGTGTCCACGCTGGGGGCCCCCGAAGGGCTCAAGGTGACCCAGACCCAACCCGGGTAGCAGTGAGGTCAGGAGTCATCCAGGGGCTATGCGGTCAGGCTGGAAGATGCTTCTGCCACCTGGCTGAAGACCCCTGCCTAGTTGGGGGGCACTGATGAACCTCTAAGGCCTCCCCCACCTCGAGACCccactgcctgcagccctgggctgtgttgccacctccctccacccccaggatCCAAGCACCTCCCCActgtctggccctcacctgggaCATCGCAGAGCACCTTACTGACGGCCCCCCACTCCCACTAAGACCACGGAGCAGAGACATGGCCTCCTCCCACAGCCATCCGCCAGCTCAGCTCCCTCTGAGCCAGCCCAGTGAGAGCATTCCAGGCTGGGCAGGGCCTGTGGGGAGCCGGTGGGGGGGCTGCCTGAGACAGGCTGACAGCGATGAGGAAGCCGGATGGACGTGCCCTTGGACAGGCCCCCATCCAGCCAGGGCTTACCATGTGGTAGTTGACCATCTCCTGCAGGCTGTCTCCAAACCTCTGCAGACACTCCTGGGGGAGGTGGGCAGATCCCTCACTCAGATAGGGCAGCCATGACCCGGAGCGCCCAGCACCTCCCCACCCACAGGCCACAGAGCCACCCCTGCAGCCCAGTGCAGACGCCCACCGGCTCCCAGGGCCTGGGCACCCTTGAGGGGCTGCCTGCCCATGCTGCCCCTGACTAGAGGTCAGAGATCAGCTGCCCCTCACCGAGATGGCGGTGTCGCCCTGGCACTGCTGGGACAGGTCGCGGACGCCACTCACGAAGAGCCTGTTGGTTGCAACGTAGGCCTTGCCAGCCTCAATCATGCCGCTGCACAGCTTGACCAGCTACGGACGGGACAGAGGGAATAACACGTGTGTCTCCTGCGAGCACCAACACTTACCACACAGAGGCCAGACCACAGAGACGGAGACCCACCAGGGCGGCCAGAATTCAGCTCAGAGCCCGTCAGTGCCCAGAACACAGCTGCCCCTGAGCAGCCCAGGGCCGGAGAAGGGCTGCCACGGCCCGCCCGCACCTGCCTGATGCTGGAGGACAGCGTGGTGCCGCCCAGGCCTCGGCTCCAGAGCAGGGGGTTGGAGCAGGACAGGGAAGCCCCGAGCAGGGAacccagggctggggtgggcgtGTGGTCCCAGCCAATGGTCAGCAGGAGCAGCCCGTGAGGGGGCTCAGGGATGctgcccctccttccttcctctggctTTGaagcctcttccctcctcccctgccctgctTCCACCCTCGGACCCCAACCGAGTCACTCAGAGGCacagcccccccgcccccagcagcAGCCCTCACCCCAAAGACAGCTGAGGGGACTCTCCAAGGCCCACCCTCGTTAACTTGAGGAGACCCAGGGCAGACATGTGTGCGTGTGGCACGTGCACCCCGAGACAGGTGGAACAGGCTACAGCTGGGGTGAACGAGAGACAGACTCACGTCCTGTGCACAACACAC encodes:
- the ACAP3 gene encoding arf-GAP with coiled-coil, ANK repeat and PH domain-containing protein 3 isoform X5 — translated: MTVEFEECIKDSPRFRATIDEVETDVVEIEAKLDKLVKLCSGMIEAGKAYVATNRLFVSGVRDLSQQCQGDTAISECLQRFGDSLQEMVNYHMILFDQAQRSVRQQLHNFIKEDVRKFKETKKQFDKVREDMELSLVRNAQAPRHRPHEVEEATGALSLTRKCFRHLALDYVLQINVLQAKKKFEILDSMLTFMLAQHSFFQQGYSLLHQLDPYMKRLAAELDQLVIDSAVEKREMERKHAAIQQRDFSYDEPKAEFDVDAPSGVVMEGYLFKRASNAFKTWNRRWFSIQNSQLVYQKKLKDVLTVVVDDLRLCSVKPCEDIERRFCFEVVSPTKSCMLQADSEKLRQAWVHAVQASIASAYRESPDSCYSEVWPSQHPPHACTHLCATGRQPLQAACERRLDRTASPSTSSIDSATDSRERSVKGESVLQRVQSVAGNSQCSDCGQLDPRWASINLGVLLCIECSGIHRSLGVHCSKVRSLTLDSWEPELLKLMCELGNSAVNHIYEAQCEGLGSRKPTASSPRQDKEAWIKDKYVEKKFLRKLPSAPAREAPRRWRAQKCQRHHSSPRAPTARRKVRLEPILPSVATLSSAGAVERKFRRDSLFCPDELDSLFSYFDTAAAAAGPRSLSSDSGLGGSSDGSSDVLAFSTSSVVDSVTEEERADSEESSGEADGEAEAEAWGLADVRELHPGLLAHRAARTRDLPTLAAALAHGAEVNWPDTEDEGKTPLVQAVLGVSGVGLRRAQGSLIVCEFLLQNGADVNQRDSRGRAPLHHATLLGHTGQVCLFLKRGADQHALDHEQRDPLSIAVQEANADIVTLLRLARMTEEMREAEAPPGQPGPLAGSSPTELQYRRCIQEFISLHLEES
- the ACAP3 gene encoding arf-GAP with coiled-coil, ANK repeat and PH domain-containing protein 3 isoform X12; protein product: MTVEFEECIKDSPRFRATIDEVETDVVEIEAKLDKLVKLCSGMIEAGKAYVATNRLFVSGVRDLSQQCQGDTAISECLQRFGDSLQEMVNYHMILFDQAQRSVRQQLHNFIKEDVRKFKETKKQFDKVREDMELSLVRNAQAPRHRPHEVEEATGALSLTRKCFRHLALDYVLQINVLQAKKKFEILDSMLTFMLAQHSFFQQGYSLLHQLDPYMKRLAAELDQLVIDSAVEKREMERKHAAIQQRDFSYDEPKAEFDVDAPSGVVMEGYLFKRASNAFKTWNRRWFSIQNSQLVYQKKLKDVLTVVVDDLRLCSVKPCEDIERRFCFEVVSPTKSCMLQADSEKLRQAWVHAVQASIASAYRESPDSCYSERLDRTASPSTSSIDSATDSRERSVKGESVLQRVQSVAGNSQCSDCGQLDPRWASINLGVLLCIECSGIHRSLGVHCSKVRSLTLDSWEPELLKLMCELGNSAVNHIYEAQCEGLGSRKPTASSPRQDKEAWIKDKYVEKKFLRKLPSAPAREAPRRWRAQKCQRHHSSPRAPTARRKVRLEPILPSVATLSSAGAVERKFRRDSLFCPDELDSLFSYFDTAAAAAGPRSLSSDSGLGGSSDGSSDVLAFSTSSVVDSVTEEERADSEESSGEADGEAEAEAWGLADVRELHPGLLAHRAARTRDLPTLAAALAHGAEVNWPDTEDEGKTPLVQAVLGGSLIVCEFLLQNGADVNQRDSRGRAPLHHATLLGHTGQVCLFLKRGADQHALDHEQRDPLSIAVQEANADIVTLLRLARMTEEMREAEAPPGQPGPLAGSSPTELQYRRCIQEFISLHLEES
- the ACAP3 gene encoding arf-GAP with coiled-coil, ANK repeat and PH domain-containing protein 3 isoform X8, whose protein sequence is MTVEFEECIKDSPRFRATIDEVETDVVEIEAKLDKLVKLCSGMIEAGKAYVATNRLFVSGVRDLSQQCQGDTAISECLQRFGDSLQEMVNYHMILFDQAQRSVRQQLHNFIKEDVRKFKETKKQFDKVREDMELSLVRNAQAPRHRPHEVEEATGALSLTRKCFRHLALDYVLQINVLQAKKKFEILDSMLTFMLAQHSFFQQGYSLLHQLDPYMKRLAAELDQLVIDSAVEKREMERKHAAIQQRTLLQDFSYDEPKAEFDVDAPSGVVMEGYLFKRASNAFKTWNRRWFSIQNSQLVYQKKLKDVLTVVVDDLRLCSVKPCEDIERRFCFEVVSPTKSCMLQADSEKLRQAWVHAVQASIASAYRESPDSCYSERLDRTASPSTSSIDSATDSRERSVKGESVLQRVQSVAGNSQCSDCGQLDPRWASINLGVLLCIECSGIHRSLGVHCSKVRSLTLDSWEPELLKLMCELGNSAVNHIYEAQCEGLGSRKPTASSPRQDKEAWIKDKYVEKKFLRKLPSAPAREAPRRWRAQKCQRHHSSPRAPTARRKVRLEPILPSVATLSSGAVERKFRRDSLFCPDELDSLFSYFDTAAAAAGPRSLSSDSGLGGSSDGSSDVLAFSTSSVVDSVTEEERADSEESSGEADGEAEAEAWGLADVRELHPGLLAHRAARTRDLPTLAAALAHGAEVNWPDTEDEGKTPLVQAVLGGSLIVCEFLLQNGADVNQRDSRGRAPLHHATLLGHTGQVCLFLKRGADQHALDHEQRDPLSIAVQEANADIVTLLRLARMTEEMREAEAPPGQPGPLAGSSPTELQYRRCIQEFISLHLEES